A window of the Chloroflexus sp. Y-396-1 genome harbors these coding sequences:
- a CDS encoding glycosyltransferase family 39 protein: MGRQLSTNTFNPVSILVHAGERVAALVLIVTIVMLAFVNLPYAPRTWFDEGSHLHVPETLIRYGVYADISSEGFRYFGPTIGVGPTVMIPIALVFRLVGIDLLAARLVIVVYLLAALWIFYRLAHRLHGKSLALLTVLLLIASRTRGFEGMIEYGRQVLGEVPGLAWLGVGLLAYTGAVLHPEHRRRNALLAGIGFGLALITKNQFALVVAPSLLLLAFLDWRFFRVGDWWLRLAPPIIAGSMFAGWMLIMLVFLGPADFSANLGKTRQAAGGAIFVFAIDASARAIRYLVQVYGGLLIPALLYSLWRCRQRNARAFAELVPTLLAVLWLSWYLVSLGWPRYAFPAVALGAPAVARMIGDLLNWLWNRRQPLFAAAIGMYLILVVGFSLSLTAQVVFRPDDSAQRMAAFLNQHVPTTVIIETWEPELAVFTDHNYHYVPTELLDGAVRHAWLGGPPVIYDGLANRPPYVLTGAFSTYTGIYNNEHLQRDYIPLYRVGPYTLWQRRAP; encoded by the coding sequence ATGGGCAGGCAGCTTTCCACCAACACGTTCAACCCAGTGTCAATATTGGTGCATGCTGGTGAACGAGTTGCCGCACTCGTGCTGATCGTTACCATTGTTATGCTGGCATTCGTTAATCTTCCGTATGCACCACGTACATGGTTTGATGAAGGATCACATCTGCACGTCCCCGAGACGTTGATCCGCTATGGTGTCTATGCCGACATTAGCAGCGAAGGGTTCCGTTACTTCGGACCGACAATCGGGGTTGGACCGACGGTTATGATCCCGATTGCTCTGGTCTTTCGCCTTGTCGGGATTGATCTGCTGGCGGCACGCCTGGTGATCGTGGTGTATTTGTTGGCTGCCCTCTGGATCTTTTACCGGCTTGCACACCGTCTACACGGCAAGTCCCTTGCTTTATTGACTGTCTTGCTCTTAATCGCGTCACGTACCCGTGGATTTGAGGGCATGATCGAGTACGGACGTCAGGTATTAGGCGAAGTACCAGGACTGGCCTGGCTTGGCGTAGGGTTGCTGGCGTACACCGGTGCAGTGTTGCATCCAGAGCATCGCCGTCGCAATGCACTACTTGCCGGAATCGGCTTTGGACTGGCCTTGATCACGAAAAACCAATTTGCTCTGGTTGTTGCCCCATCGCTTTTGTTGTTAGCGTTTCTTGACTGGCGATTTTTTCGCGTTGGTGACTGGTGGTTACGCCTTGCACCGCCGATCATCGCCGGTAGCATGTTTGCTGGTTGGATGCTGATCATGCTCGTTTTTCTTGGCCCGGCTGATTTCAGTGCCAATCTGGGTAAAACGCGCCAGGCAGCAGGTGGGGCCATCTTTGTCTTTGCCATTGACGCCAGTGCACGAGCGATCCGCTATCTGGTGCAAGTGTACGGTGGTTTACTCATTCCGGCACTATTGTACAGTCTCTGGCGTTGTCGTCAGCGCAATGCCAGGGCCTTCGCCGAACTAGTACCAACATTGCTTGCCGTCCTCTGGCTGAGCTGGTACCTGGTTTCTCTTGGCTGGCCCCGTTATGCCTTTCCAGCCGTTGCGCTCGGTGCACCAGCAGTAGCCCGCATGATTGGTGATCTGCTGAACTGGCTCTGGAATCGCCGTCAACCTCTGTTCGCTGCGGCGATCGGCATGTATCTCATCCTGGTCGTTGGCTTCTCGCTCAGCTTAACTGCTCAGGTTGTCTTTCGTCCAGATGACTCAGCCCAACGCATGGCAGCTTTTCTCAATCAGCATGTGCCTACCACGGTCATTATTGAGACGTGGGAACCAGAGCTAGCCGTCTTTACCGATCACAACTATCACTACGTTCCAACTGAACTGCTGGATGGAGCCGTTCGTCATGCCTGGTTGGGTGGGCCACCGGTTATCTACGACGGTTTAGCCAACAGGCCACCGTATGTTCTTACCGGCGCCTTTAGCACGTATACCGGAATCTACAACAATGAACACTTGCAACGTGACTATATCCCGCTTTACAGGGTCGGGCCTTACACCCTGTGGCAGCGAAGGGCACCCTGA
- a CDS encoding glycosyltransferase family 4 protein, which yields MRILLLTLIAPYPPDSGPKIKTYNVLQYLCERHEVTLVSLVRSVQEQVNAESLRRICREVYTVPFRRSRWKDARFLAISALTGASFILSRDASPELQRLLHRLTTREHFDIIHADQLNMAPFAVDLPGGARIVDQHNAVWTIVARMAARSHLVQRIGLQIEARRLRRAEARLCARFDGMLTVSEPDYTFLKLAAAESGVTLPPTAIIPIAIDTREEVFVHRNAYPDTILSMATMFWPPNVDGVLWFAREVWPLVKQVVPNARVALVGARPPAAVQRLTADPAIEVPGYVADPRPYFARTAALIVPVHAGGGMRVKILEALARGLPIVSTTIGYEGIDVVPGQHLLVGDNPTTFAGALIQLLRRPELGRQLAEQGRRLAIERYDWRVVCPAIDHLYATALQRAHSVASGSLR from the coding sequence ATGCGGATTTTGTTGTTAACCCTGATCGCGCCCTATCCACCTGACAGTGGTCCCAAAATCAAGACCTACAACGTCTTGCAATACCTTTGTGAACGACATGAGGTCACACTGGTCTCGCTGGTACGTAGCGTTCAAGAACAGGTAAACGCCGAATCGCTACGTCGGATCTGTCGTGAGGTGTACACAGTTCCCTTTCGCCGCTCACGCTGGAAAGATGCGCGTTTTCTGGCGATCAGTGCACTCACGGGCGCCTCGTTTATTCTCAGTCGAGATGCCTCACCCGAACTACAGCGACTCCTCCACAGACTGACAACGCGAGAACATTTTGACATTATCCACGCCGACCAGCTCAATATGGCTCCTTTCGCCGTCGATCTGCCCGGTGGCGCCCGCATCGTCGATCAACATAATGCCGTGTGGACTATCGTGGCGCGGATGGCAGCTCGCTCACATCTGGTGCAACGGATCGGGTTACAGATCGAGGCCCGTCGGTTGCGCCGTGCCGAGGCACGGCTGTGCGCCCGTTTCGACGGGATGCTAACGGTGAGTGAGCCAGATTACACTTTTCTTAAGTTAGCGGCGGCTGAATCTGGCGTAACCTTGCCACCAACAGCGATTATTCCCATCGCTATCGATACTCGCGAAGAGGTGTTTGTTCATCGCAATGCGTACCCTGACACTATTCTGAGCATGGCTACGATGTTCTGGCCACCAAATGTTGATGGTGTCCTCTGGTTTGCCCGGGAAGTATGGCCGCTGGTCAAACAGGTAGTCCCAAACGCCAGAGTAGCGCTGGTCGGCGCACGACCACCGGCAGCCGTACAGCGTCTGACTGCCGATCCGGCTATTGAAGTGCCGGGCTATGTTGCCGATCCACGTCCATACTTTGCCCGAACGGCAGCTCTCATTGTGCCGGTCCATGCTGGCGGTGGTATGCGGGTCAAAATCCTGGAGGCGTTGGCCCGTGGTCTACCAATCGTCTCGACCACCATTGGTTACGAGGGGATTGATGTCGTTCCTGGTCAGCATCTCCTCGTAGGTGATAACCCGACCACATTCGCCGGCGCGTTGATTCAACTCCTCCGGCGCCCTGAACTAGGCAGACAGTTGGCCGAGCAGGGGCGAAGATTAGCCATCGAGCGTTACGATTGGCGGGTTGTTTGTCCGGCGATTGATCACCTGTATGCAACTGCATTGCAACGAGCGCATAGTGTAGCAAGTGGGTCATTACGATGA